The following proteins come from a genomic window of Leptospira neocaledonica:
- a CDS encoding ABC transporter ATP-binding protein gives MEEYAIELINLHKAFGQRKILKGMNLQVKKGETLVVLGPSGTGKSVTLKHITGLLDPDAGECKIFGEKISGAEIPERERIRSKMGVLFQSGALINWMTVFDNVALPLREHKLFPEEEIQRIVAEKLRLVDMTVAKDNYPNDISGGMKKRAGLARAIASSPEIILYDEPTSGLDPVMSNVINELIIRIQKETGAAQVVVTHDMSSAYMIADRISFFYGGQVLFTGTPEEVQNSPNEFIRQFINGHTKGPMILETKN, from the coding sequence ATGGAAGAATACGCAATAGAACTCATCAATCTGCACAAGGCTTTCGGACAGAGAAAGATCCTAAAAGGTATGAATCTCCAAGTAAAAAAAGGAGAAACCCTGGTTGTGCTTGGACCTTCCGGAACTGGAAAGTCTGTCACTCTAAAACATATCACTGGTCTACTCGATCCGGATGCGGGAGAATGTAAGATCTTTGGAGAAAAAATCTCTGGTGCTGAAATTCCGGAAAGAGAAAGGATCCGTTCTAAAATGGGAGTTTTATTCCAATCCGGAGCTTTGATTAACTGGATGACTGTTTTCGATAATGTTGCCCTTCCCCTACGAGAGCATAAATTATTTCCCGAAGAAGAGATCCAACGTATCGTCGCCGAAAAACTCAGGTTAGTGGATATGACAGTTGCGAAGGATAATTATCCGAACGATATCTCAGGCGGTATGAAAAAAAGAGCAGGACTTGCAAGAGCAATCGCTTCCAGTCCTGAAATCATTTTATATGATGAGCCAACATCCGGTCTAGACCCGGTTATGTCGAACGTGATCAACGAACTGATCATACGTATCCAAAAGGAAACCGGAGCTGCTCAGGTAGTGGTCACTCATGATATGTCCAGCGCTTATATGATAGCCGACCGTATTTCATTTTTTTACGGGGGACAGGTCCTATTTACCGGGACCCCGGAAGAAGTGCAGAATTCTCCTAACGAATTCATCCGTCAGTTTATTAACGGGCATACAAAGGGACCTATGATTCTGGAAACTAAGAATTGA
- the mce gene encoding mammalian cell entry protein Mce, with translation MKSFRYLLVGAIFSVALVVVGYFTVMTEGGPVQKRGEFLKINFKNSEGIKVGNKVTVQGVPFGYVSNIRLIQIDENGAVLPAGEVGVATRVEVTILLKEAVRLYENYDIAIRNESLLSGRVISIDPGTSESTEEGKGTPRTFQVVDYKTGATSLKGRVLQDPLVSLSELIAENRGDIRKTFSNVADITTKINSGDGTLGRLINRDDLHTNVNTVLTDAQIVLRELREGLEDTREQAPVTSFIRAALSSF, from the coding sequence ATGAAATCCTTTCGTTATCTTTTAGTAGGTGCTATCTTTTCCGTTGCCTTAGTCGTGGTCGGTTACTTTACCGTGATGACTGAAGGAGGACCCGTTCAAAAACGGGGTGAATTCCTTAAGATCAATTTCAAAAACTCGGAAGGGATCAAAGTAGGAAACAAGGTCACTGTACAAGGTGTGCCCTTCGGATACGTTTCCAATATTAGACTCATCCAAATAGACGAGAATGGAGCGGTACTTCCCGCAGGAGAAGTGGGAGTCGCCACCAGAGTAGAAGTCACTATTCTTCTAAAAGAAGCAGTACGACTGTACGAAAATTATGATATTGCAATACGTAACGAAAGTTTACTTTCCGGTCGGGTAATTTCCATAGATCCGGGAACTTCAGAGTCTACGGAAGAAGGAAAAGGTACACCTAGGACTTTCCAGGTAGTGGATTATAAAACAGGTGCGACTTCCTTAAAAGGAAGAGTATTGCAGGATCCTCTTGTCTCTCTTTCTGAACTCATTGCCGAAAACAGAGGGGATATCCGAAAAACTTTCTCTAACGTGGCTGATATCACTACTAAAATTAATAGTGGAGACGGGACCCTGGGCCGACTGATTAATCGGGACGATCTCCATACAAACGTCAATACTGTATTAACGGATGCACAAATCGTCCTTCGAGAATTAAGAGAAGGACTGGAAGACACAAGAGAGCAGGCTCCGGTTACAAGCTTTATCCGCGCAGCACTTTCCTCTTTCTAA
- a CDS encoding GDYXXLXY domain-containing protein has product MKKFSISIVAVFLPILVLASVALEREFDLRNGKVLILPITGYDPRDLLSGQYLRFQIDRKYSDDICQKGDYVSSAVESVVATTDGSRLTKKETCVCFDSREPSEYEIRFYSDCNELKGDTTCWNYVKGECNYGSFNYPFRKYYIPEKSAKELEEKLREPGAKIQLRMDENGNGLIEKIIWPEVSAQ; this is encoded by the coding sequence ATGAAAAAGTTTAGCATTTCAATCGTTGCAGTGTTTTTACCAATTCTTGTTTTAGCATCGGTCGCCTTAGAAAGGGAATTCGATCTTAGGAACGGAAAAGTTTTGATCCTTCCAATCACGGGATATGATCCAAGAGATTTACTTTCCGGGCAGTATCTTAGATTTCAAATAGATCGTAAATACTCGGATGATATTTGCCAAAAAGGAGATTACGTTTCTTCCGCTGTTGAGTCGGTAGTTGCGACTACGGATGGAAGCAGACTCACTAAAAAAGAAACCTGTGTATGTTTTGATTCCAGAGAACCTTCTGAATATGAAATACGTTTTTATTCCGATTGTAACGAACTCAAAGGCGATACAACTTGTTGGAATTACGTCAAAGGAGAATGTAATTACGGAAGTTTTAATTATCCTTTTCGCAAATACTATATCCCTGAAAAAAGTGCAAAAGAACTTGAGGAAAAATTGAGAGAGCCCGGTGCCAAAATCCAATTGAGGATGGACGAAAACGGAAATGGGCTCATCGAAAAGATCATTTGGCCGGAGGTATCTGCGCAGTAA
- a CDS encoding MlaE family ABC transporter permease — MLDSFKEKANDTLYAAGYTIVLIAETFLNLRFAVEKRKEILDQMFIAGVGSLFVVSVVAVFTGMLLTLNTGLGLKDFGAEGQIGLLLTITLTREMSPFMTALILAASIGSAIAAEIGTMKVSEEIDALEVMSIDPVRFLVFPRVLGFSLMVPVLCVYSSILGILGGAIVGHFQLGIEYIVYFQDVNERITSIPGLKDLYTGLFKGYVFGLIISAISCSHGLRTYGGAIGVGRATRESVVTSFLMVIFFGYVITAIFYRQ, encoded by the coding sequence ATGTTGGATTCCTTTAAAGAAAAAGCGAACGATACTCTATATGCCGCAGGTTATACGATCGTTCTGATTGCGGAAACTTTTTTAAATCTAAGATTTGCCGTCGAAAAACGGAAAGAAATTTTAGACCAAATGTTTATCGCAGGTGTTGGAAGTTTATTTGTGGTTTCGGTGGTTGCCGTTTTTACGGGAATGCTTCTTACCTTAAACACCGGTTTAGGTTTAAAAGATTTCGGGGCAGAAGGTCAAATCGGGCTTCTTCTAACGATCACCCTCACTCGTGAAATGTCTCCCTTCATGACAGCACTTATCTTAGCTGCGTCTATCGGTTCTGCAATCGCCGCAGAAATCGGTACGATGAAAGTTTCAGAAGAAATTGATGCACTCGAAGTGATGTCTATTGATCCGGTACGATTTCTAGTATTTCCAAGAGTATTAGGCTTTTCTTTAATGGTTCCGGTCCTTTGTGTATATTCCAGTATATTAGGAATTTTAGGTGGAGCGATCGTAGGGCATTTCCAATTAGGGATAGAATATATCGTTTATTTCCAAGATGTAAATGAAAGGATCACTTCTATTCCTGGTCTCAAAGATTTGTATACAGGTTTATTCAAGGGTTATGTATTCGGTCTGATCATCTCCGCAATTTCCTGTTCGCATGGTTTGAGAACTTACGGTGGCGCGATAGGTGTCGGTAGGGCAACAAGAGAATCCGTGGTAACTTCTTTTTTGATGGTTATCTTTTTCGGTTATGTGATCACAGCGATCTTTTACAGGCAATAA
- a CDS encoding NAD(P)-dependent oxidoreductase, whose translation MSSRKIAIIGTGIMGRGIANNLSKEGHSLQLYARTPEKIQDLKSDKTSIYGNIKETVKDSEIIILCLTEDHVVEESVFSSGLLETNAKYVIDVGTTSPSLTLKLKDTFEKRNIRFLDAPMTGSKNAARDGQILFMVGSKSKEEIKEISFFFEICGKNTVYCGEVGDGQKAKIALNMVQAGIFQVYMEGFSLAKDQGINPSILKSILEQSAAKSGISEFKFPFVFSGNYETHFALKNMYKDLKHAISLGKTSGTKLPLCSGLDEIYRSGMEAGLSEKDYCSLNDITAQIPPAK comes from the coding sequence ATGTCTTCTCGTAAAATTGCAATCATCGGTACAGGAATTATGGGTAGAGGGATCGCAAATAATCTCTCTAAAGAGGGTCATTCTCTTCAATTATATGCGCGTACTCCTGAAAAGATCCAAGACCTGAAATCGGACAAAACATCCATTTATGGAAATATTAAAGAAACTGTAAAAGATTCTGAAATTATAATACTCTGCCTAACTGAAGATCATGTAGTGGAAGAGTCAGTATTCTCTTCCGGGCTTTTAGAAACGAATGCAAAATATGTGATCGATGTCGGAACCACCTCCCCTTCTCTCACACTTAAATTAAAAGATACATTCGAAAAACGGAATATCCGATTTTTAGACGCCCCAATGACAGGCTCAAAAAACGCGGCAAGAGACGGACAAATCCTATTTATGGTGGGATCAAAATCCAAAGAAGAAATTAAGGAAATCTCCTTCTTCTTTGAGATCTGCGGTAAAAACACAGTGTATTGCGGAGAAGTGGGAGATGGACAGAAAGCAAAAATTGCTCTAAATATGGTACAAGCTGGTATCTTCCAAGTGTATATGGAAGGTTTTTCTTTGGCAAAGGACCAGGGTATTAATCCTTCTATCCTGAAATCTATTTTAGAACAATCCGCTGCTAAGTCGGGAATATCGGAGTTTAAGTTTCCATTCGTATTTTCGGGGAACTACGAGACACATTTTGCTTTGAAGAATATGTACAAAGATCTAAAACATGCGATTTCTTTAGGAAAAACATCCGGAACAAAATTACCACTTTGTTCCGGACTGGATGAGATCTATCGCTCCGGGATGGAAGCGGGCCTGAGCGAAAAGGACTACTGCAGCCTAAACGATATTACTGCGCAGATACCTCCGGCCAAATGA
- a CDS encoding RsmE family RNA methyltransferase → MNYLILDPSQKADSGEFKILNKDRINHILKILQKKKGDKIKAGLLNTSLGIFKILQVSSEEIFGSYIPILQPKRRSPAIHLIVSVQRPPTVEKILELAGVWGIHSLEFRLATLSRTEYLTSPVWKEENRREKLILGMEQGGNIFLPDIELGFIPPGKKTSFEKKQSISEIVTSSSRNFFYLDKKGKSIQKFNRMSEKEYSILVGPEPGWTKAELEIFRKSNIPGIRLSSSVLRSEQAVSFFLSQWENS, encoded by the coding sequence ATGAACTATCTTATTTTGGATCCCTCTCAGAAAGCAGATTCTGGGGAATTCAAGATCTTGAATAAGGATCGGATCAATCATATTCTGAAAATTCTGCAAAAGAAAAAAGGTGATAAGATCAAAGCAGGTCTCCTAAATACTAGTTTAGGGATCTTTAAAATTCTACAAGTTTCCTCTGAAGAAATTTTTGGATCTTACATCCCCATTCTCCAACCTAAAAGAAGAAGTCCTGCTATTCATCTAATCGTCTCCGTACAAAGACCACCTACCGTGGAGAAAATCCTGGAACTTGCAGGCGTCTGGGGAATACATTCTCTGGAATTCAGACTTGCTACTCTTTCTAGAACCGAATATCTCACCTCCCCTGTTTGGAAAGAGGAGAATCGTAGGGAAAAACTGATTTTAGGAATGGAACAAGGTGGTAATATTTTTCTTCCAGATATAGAACTCGGGTTTATTCCTCCGGGCAAAAAAACAAGTTTTGAGAAGAAGCAGTCCATTTCGGAAATAGTAACTTCTTCTTCCCGAAATTTTTTCTATTTGGATAAAAAAGGAAAATCCATCCAGAAGTTTAACCGTATGTCAGAAAAAGAATATTCTATCTTGGTAGGACCGGAACCTGGTTGGACAAAAGCAGAACTGGAAATATTCAGAAAATCAAATATTCCAGGGATAAGGCTTTCTTCTTCCGTTTTGAGATCGGAACAGGCAGTGTCCTTCTTTTTATCCCAATGGGAAAACTCATGA
- the impL63 gene encoding cytoplasmic membrane protein ImpL63 translates to MKLNFLNLFRRSLILPGILLLTFYLVPGEELEAQLWMPPGRQYMQPPDPFTFDAGVNKFNNDYYLYLAPTLNLNFGGEFGLSLTAPMNFLAYDQDPKDPTLKVGSIRKIDYDQKSDYLRLINNIWYGTYGLYKPGETTFSFYAGKLFDGYIGHGTIVNRYVNNQRIDIYNVGLMADFNNDYGGVQVFTNSVYTHEIGAARGYVRPFAIAFKLFDLFTGRSQLFGMLQLGQGNVMDEAGRKKVYEEAGVDPEDREKYRALVEDQKTHQMREEMIPIEKKPESRKEKLKEFFNQDNFANRFSIGYTTAFDTKAPTQLAFDTTGRLRLDSNNNPLVEQSEKLVIQGMDAEYKLISTKYIEITPYYDVNTIKLLNSKGTHTGAMFRFGGKDIYAKIKPEYRNMDANYIPMYFDSFYEIERYQSNINSQLPMTKLEAAKLMDPDAARLKGYFTSVVLNFYRISVEANYENYSGPNNSRLFLGLYFPIGSFFMISGYYTRKNFDQNKDAFKVDDNSVGAIEAALNLGFISIRVQDIRRWVYDSTSNSFVAQDEQKVLFSNSLSF, encoded by the coding sequence ATGAAATTAAACTTTTTGAATTTATTTAGAAGATCTCTCATACTTCCGGGAATTCTACTTCTCACCTTTTATCTAGTACCTGGAGAAGAACTTGAGGCGCAACTCTGGATGCCCCCTGGCAGACAATATATGCAACCTCCTGATCCGTTTACATTCGATGCGGGGGTGAACAAGTTTAATAACGATTATTATCTATATCTTGCTCCTACCTTAAATTTGAATTTTGGGGGAGAATTCGGACTATCACTCACTGCTCCGATGAACTTTCTTGCGTACGATCAGGATCCTAAAGATCCAACCTTAAAAGTAGGAAGCATCCGTAAGATAGACTACGACCAAAAAAGTGATTATCTCAGGCTTATCAATAATATCTGGTACGGGACCTACGGGCTTTATAAACCGGGGGAGACAACCTTCTCTTTTTATGCTGGAAAACTTTTTGATGGGTATATAGGTCACGGAACGATCGTAAACCGTTATGTGAACAACCAAAGGATAGACATTTATAATGTGGGTCTGATGGCTGATTTTAATAACGATTATGGGGGAGTACAGGTATTCACAAACTCAGTTTACACTCATGAGATAGGTGCGGCAAGAGGATATGTTCGTCCATTTGCGATCGCATTCAAATTATTTGATCTATTTACAGGAAGATCCCAGTTGTTCGGGATGTTGCAGCTCGGACAAGGGAATGTAATGGATGAAGCCGGTAGAAAAAAAGTCTATGAAGAAGCTGGAGTAGATCCGGAAGACAGAGAGAAATATAGGGCCTTAGTAGAAGATCAAAAGACTCACCAGATGAGAGAAGAAATGATCCCTATCGAGAAAAAGCCTGAATCTCGTAAGGAAAAGCTAAAAGAGTTTTTTAATCAGGATAATTTTGCTAATAGATTCTCGATCGGATATACTACGGCATTCGACACAAAGGCTCCGACCCAACTTGCATTCGATACTACAGGCCGTTTACGTTTGGATTCCAATAATAATCCATTGGTAGAGCAGTCCGAAAAATTAGTCATCCAAGGTATGGACGCAGAATACAAACTCATCAGCACAAAGTATATAGAAATCACCCCATACTATGACGTAAACACGATCAAACTGCTGAATTCCAAAGGAACTCATACGGGAGCTATGTTTCGCTTTGGTGGAAAAGATATTTATGCTAAGATTAAACCTGAATACAGGAATATGGACGCAAATTATATTCCGATGTATTTCGATAGCTTTTACGAGATAGAAAGATACCAGTCGAATATAAATTCTCAACTACCAATGACAAAATTGGAAGCTGCTAAGCTCATGGATCCGGATGCGGCTAGACTGAAAGGATATTTCACTTCAGTAGTATTGAATTTTTACAGGATTTCAGTAGAAGCTAACTATGAGAATTATTCAGGACCGAATAACTCCAGGCTTTTCTTAGGATTGTATTTTCCGATCGGCTCCTTCTTCATGATTTCCGGATATTATACACGTAAAAACTTTGATCAGAACAAAGATGCATTCAAGGTAGATGATAATTCGGTCGGTGCGATAGAAGCCGCTCTGAATCTAGGATTTATTTCGATTAGAGTGCAGGATATCCGAAGATGGGTCTACGATAGCACATCGAATAGTTTCGTTGCCCAAGACGAGCAAAAGGTTTTATTCTCTAACTCTTTGTCCTTCTAA
- a CDS encoding O-acetylhomoserine aminocarboxypropyltransferase/cysteine synthase family protein — protein MARNYKPETIVLHGGQAPDPTTTSRAVPIYQTTSYVFKDTDHAARLFGLQEFGNIYTRIGNPTTDVLEQRVAALEGGVAALATASGQSAETLALLNIVETGQEIVASSSLYGGTYNLLHYTFPKLGIKVHFVDQSNPENFKKAINDKTRAIFAETLGNPKLDTLDIEAVAKVAHDAGVPLVIDNTLPSPYLIRPIDFGADVVVHSLTKFLGGHGTSIGGIIVDSGKFNWGNGKFKNFTEPDPSYHGLKFWDVFGKFEPFGGVNIAFIIKARVQGLRDLGPAISPFNAFNILQGIETLPLRITQHSQNAQKVAEYLSKHPKVSWVNYPGLPTDKNYTLAKKYHTRGLFGAIIGFGVKGGIPEAKKLIDGLELFSLLANVGDAKSLAIHPASTTHQQLSPEEQLAAGVTPEFIRLSVGLEHIDDIITDLDEALKKV, from the coding sequence ATGGCAAGAAACTATAAACCAGAAACAATCGTTCTTCACGGAGGACAAGCCCCGGATCCTACGACCACATCCAGGGCAGTCCCTATTTATCAAACTACGTCCTATGTTTTTAAGGACACAGATCATGCAGCGAGACTATTCGGTCTCCAGGAATTCGGTAATATTTATACCAGGATTGGTAATCCAACCACTGATGTTTTAGAGCAAAGAGTTGCAGCATTAGAAGGTGGAGTTGCGGCACTTGCGACTGCTTCGGGTCAGTCCGCGGAAACATTAGCACTTTTGAATATAGTAGAAACTGGACAGGAGATCGTAGCATCTTCTTCCCTGTATGGAGGAACTTATAACCTTCTTCACTATACTTTTCCTAAATTAGGGATCAAAGTTCATTTTGTGGACCAGTCCAATCCTGAAAATTTCAAAAAAGCGATCAATGACAAGACGAGAGCAATCTTCGCAGAAACCTTAGGAAATCCTAAGTTGGATACTCTTGACATTGAAGCGGTTGCCAAAGTGGCTCACGATGCGGGAGTTCCTCTTGTAATCGACAATACCCTACCTTCTCCTTATCTGATCCGCCCTATCGATTTTGGTGCAGACGTGGTAGTTCATTCACTTACCAAGTTTTTGGGAGGTCACGGAACTTCCATCGGTGGGATTATCGTGGATTCAGGTAAATTCAATTGGGGGAATGGTAAATTTAAGAATTTTACCGAGCCTGATCCAAGTTATCATGGACTGAAATTCTGGGATGTTTTCGGGAAATTTGAACCTTTTGGTGGAGTGAATATTGCATTCATCATCAAGGCTCGTGTCCAAGGTTTAAGAGATTTGGGACCTGCAATTTCTCCTTTTAACGCGTTTAATATTCTACAAGGTATTGAAACTCTTCCATTGAGGATCACTCAACATTCTCAAAATGCACAAAAGGTGGCTGAGTATCTTTCTAAACATCCTAAGGTTTCCTGGGTGAACTATCCCGGTCTACCTACCGATAAAAACTATACTCTGGCTAAAAAATACCATACCAGAGGATTGTTTGGAGCGATCATCGGATTCGGAGTGAAAGGTGGAATTCCTGAAGCGAAGAAGTTGATAGACGGTTTGGAATTATTCTCCTTGCTTGCTAACGTAGGAGATGCAAAATCCTTAGCGATCCATCCGGCTTCCACAACTCACCAACAGTTAAGTCCTGAAGAACAATTGGCGGCGGGTGTGACTCCTGAGTTTATCAGACTCTCCGTAGGTCTGGAGCATATAGACGATATTATTACGGACCTGGACGAAGCATTGAAAAAGGTGTGA
- the metW gene encoding methionine biosynthesis protein MetW, protein MIDSKILSSTTLRERPDFAYILDVISPGSRVLDLGCGNGDLLYLLKQKGIRGQGIEKDEDAIVECIRKGVYVHHGDIDEGLSHHEDKRFDYVILNQTIQETRHPGDIIKECLRIGKRVIIVFPNFGYWEVRFRILFQGKTPVTDLLPYRWFNTPNLHFLSVLDFQEFCDIRGFTVEDRAFFTDLKQVKFSPNFFAKLALFQIR, encoded by the coding sequence ATGATAGATTCTAAAATCTTAAGTAGTACTACTCTAAGAGAAAGACCGGACTTCGCTTATATTCTGGATGTGATCTCGCCAGGTTCTAGAGTTTTAGACCTTGGTTGTGGTAATGGAGACCTTCTCTATCTTTTGAAACAAAAAGGGATTCGAGGCCAAGGGATTGAGAAAGACGAAGATGCAATCGTAGAATGTATCCGCAAAGGTGTATATGTTCACCACGGAGACATAGACGAAGGTTTAAGTCATCATGAAGACAAACGTTTTGATTATGTGATCTTAAACCAGACCATCCAAGAGACCAGGCATCCCGGCGATATTATTAAGGAATGTTTAAGGATCGGTAAACGTGTGATCATCGTTTTCCCAAATTTTGGATACTGGGAAGTCCGCTTTCGTATCCTATTCCAAGGAAAAACTCCTGTAACGGACCTTCTTCCGTATCGATGGTTCAATACTCCGAATTTACATTTTCTTTCCGTTTTGGATTTCCAGGAGTTCTGTGATATTCGGGGTTTCACTGTGGAAGACAGAGCATTCTTTACCGATCTAAAACAGGTGAAATTCAGTCCGAACTTTTTTGCGAAACTCGCGCTATTCCAGATTAGATAA
- a CDS encoding D-alanine--D-alanine ligase, translating to MKIAVLFGGTSTEHEISLRTGTFISKTLSSMGHSVKPILISREGRWVIPKEYRPEFPEGNSKNPEEYLKEFEELHSTSAGAFSSLDCDVAFLGLHGTSGEDGSVQGFLKVLGIPFTGSDVKASALAMDKIRANRLFQLSGMSVAPFWELRKRDYSENPTLVENSGLEYPLFLKPVEGGSSFHTFRIEGPEDLRKRLPEFFDAEEHAILQKFLKGTEVSCGVWEKKEGSKRILEALPPTEIIPGGEFFDVESKYKPGLSQEITPARLPEKIISKIQEQSVLAHKTLGCEGYSRTDFIIVGETPFVLETNTLPGMTETSLIPQQAKAAGIPIQTLYQSLIDQALERAGREAQSLASH from the coding sequence TTGAAAATTGCAGTTTTATTCGGCGGAACTTCTACAGAACACGAAATTTCCCTGCGCACAGGCACTTTCATAAGTAAAACTTTGTCTTCCATGGGACATTCGGTCAAACCCATTCTGATTTCCAGAGAAGGCAGATGGGTGATCCCTAAAGAATATCGACCCGAGTTTCCGGAAGGAAATTCCAAAAATCCGGAAGAGTATTTAAAAGAATTCGAAGAACTTCATTCAACCAGCGCAGGAGCGTTTTCCTCTCTGGATTGTGATGTAGCATTTTTAGGATTACATGGAACTAGCGGAGAAGACGGTTCCGTCCAAGGTTTCTTGAAAGTGCTCGGAATTCCGTTTACAGGTTCGGACGTCAAAGCATCCGCATTAGCAATGGACAAGATCAGAGCAAATCGATTATTCCAACTCTCAGGAATGTCCGTTGCTCCTTTTTGGGAATTAAGAAAGAGAGACTATTCTGAAAATCCGACTTTGGTCGAAAATTCTGGATTAGAATATCCACTTTTTCTAAAACCTGTAGAAGGCGGCTCTAGTTTTCATACATTTAGGATAGAAGGACCGGAAGATCTGCGCAAAAGACTACCTGAATTCTTTGATGCAGAAGAACATGCAATCTTACAAAAATTCTTAAAAGGAACAGAAGTTTCCTGCGGAGTCTGGGAAAAGAAAGAAGGTTCCAAAAGAATATTGGAGGCACTTCCTCCTACAGAGATCATTCCAGGTGGAGAATTTTTCGATGTAGAATCCAAATACAAACCTGGACTTTCCCAAGAGATTACTCCTGCTCGTTTGCCTGAAAAAATTATCTCCAAGATCCAAGAACAATCTGTTCTCGCTCACAAAACACTTGGATGTGAAGGTTATTCTAGAACGGATTTTATAATAGTAGGAGAAACTCCGTTCGTTCTGGAAACAAACACGTTACCCGGAATGACTGAGACTAGTCTGATTCCTCAACAAGCAAAAGCTGCTGGAATTCCAATCCAAACATTGTACCAGTCGTTGATCGACCAAGCATTGGAAAGAGCAGGGAGAGAGGCACAGAGTTTAGCGAGTCACTGA
- the metX gene encoding homoserine O-acetyltransferase MetX — translation MGSNQSVGIVEPKTAVLGDLRLDNGSVLSPTVVAYETYGKLSLNKDNAILICHALSGDAHAAGFHSDADKRPGWWDEYIGPGEAFDTDQYFVISSNVIGGCKGSSGPMSINPVSGKPYGSSFPFVSIKDMVAAQKLLVESFGIQRLLCVAGGSMGGMQALQWSISYPDALENCIILASSAEHSAMQIAFNEVGRQAILSDPNWNNGLYEDNATPRKGLALARMMGHITYLSDHKMREKFGRNPPRGNLLNSDSDFAVGSYLIYQGESFVDRFDANSYIYVTKALDHFSLGKGQELTKALSPAQCRFLVVSYSSDWLYPPSQSREIVKSLEASDKRVFYVELTTNEGHDSFLLPNQRQEDVIRGFLNMPVNE, via the coding sequence ATGGGATCGAATCAATCCGTCGGCATAGTAGAACCAAAAACCGCAGTGCTGGGAGATCTACGCCTGGACAACGGCTCTGTTCTTTCCCCTACCGTAGTGGCTTATGAAACTTACGGCAAACTTTCCCTCAATAAAGACAATGCAATCCTGATCTGCCATGCACTTTCCGGAGATGCTCATGCGGCAGGTTTTCATTCTGATGCAGATAAACGTCCCGGTTGGTGGGACGAGTATATCGGTCCAGGAGAAGCATTCGATACGGATCAATATTTTGTAATATCTTCCAATGTGATCGGTGGATGTAAGGGTTCTTCCGGACCTATGAGCATCAACCCAGTTAGCGGTAAACCTTACGGCTCCAGTTTCCCTTTCGTTTCCATCAAGGACATGGTGGCTGCCCAAAAACTTTTAGTAGAATCTTTTGGAATCCAAAGATTACTCTGTGTAGCTGGCGGTTCTATGGGGGGAATGCAGGCATTACAATGGAGCATTTCTTATCCGGATGCCTTAGAGAACTGTATTATCTTAGCTTCATCTGCCGAACATTCTGCAATGCAGATCGCTTTTAACGAAGTGGGAAGACAGGCAATCCTCTCCGATCCAAACTGGAATAACGGATTGTATGAGGACAATGCGACTCCTAGAAAAGGTCTTGCACTCGCTCGGATGATGGGTCATATCACTTATCTTTCTGATCATAAGATGAGAGAAAAATTCGGCAGGAATCCACCTAGGGGAAACCTCTTAAACTCGGACTCGGACTTTGCAGTAGGAAGTTATCTCATTTATCAAGGAGAAAGTTTCGTAGATCGTTTCGATGCGAATTCTTATATCTATGTGACCAAGGCTCTGGATCATTTTAGCTTAGGTAAAGGACAAGAACTTACCAAGGCATTAAGTCCTGCTCAATGTAGGTTTTTAGTAGTCTCCTATAGTTCTGACTGGCTCTACCCTCCTTCTCAATCGAGAGAGATCGTTAAAAGTTTAGAAGCTTCTGATAAAAGGGTCTTTTATGTGGAGTTGACTACGAACGAAGGTCATGATAGTTTTCTTCTTCCCAACCAAAGACAAGAAGATGTAATCCGAGGTTTTCTAAATATGCCGGTGAACGAATGA